TCTTGCGGTAGAGGTAGCCCCAGGTCGGCTCGCCGTGGAGACAGAGGAACACGCGGCGAGCGTCGCGCGGCCCCTCGTCGACCCACGCCATGCGAAGCCCTTCGTAGCCGGGCAGGTCGTCCGCATGTCGTGGCGCGTACGGGAAGCGAGGCAGGAGCCGGAATCGCTCCTCGGGTGTGCGCAGCGCCTCGATCGTCATGCTCGAACCTCCTGGCTCGCGGGGCGCGCCGCGCCGCCCCGGGTGCGCCGGCAGCATCGTCCGTGCCCGACCCGTTGGCGAGGCGCCGCGAGGTGGTGCGCGATCGAAGGGTGCGTGAACAGCCAGCGCCCGAGCTTCATGGGGACGGACTCGAGGTAGGAGCGCTGCGCGACCCGCGCTCGACGCTGCACGAGCTTCGCGTGCATGCCACCCGCCGCGCGCACGCCAAGCCCGTCGAGCGCGCGCTCGCGGTCGGTGCTCGCGGCGATCCCGTATCGATCGCACGTGGACTCGCGCGCCCGCGAGGAGGCGTGTCCCAGGAGCGGAATCGCGAGCCCGGGCGTCAGGAACCAGTGCCAGCGGAGGTGCCCGGCGTGGAGGTGGCCGAGCTCGTGGGCGATGCCGAAGTCGCGCGCGGGCTCGTCGTCGCCACATGCCTCGAGCAGGTCGGAGTAGAGCACGATCATGTTCGTGCCCGGGAACTGCGTCGCCAACGCGTCGAGCGCACCACCCGACGAGCGAACCGCGCTCCCGCGCAGATGCGCGACGAAGGCGAGGTGCGCGAGGAAGAAGACGAGGCCGAGAGCGATCGCGGATGCGATCCCGATCGGCGAGAGGGCCAGGAAGATCCAGGCTCCGATCGCCACCATCCACACGAGCATCCCGAGCGCGCGTTCGCTCGGCCCGCGATCGACGCGGATCGCATTCGCCGCGGTCTCGTTCTCCATCTCGCCGTCCCCCGGCCCTTCTGCGATCTGCTTCCTCGGGCCCGCTGCGACGCCGATGCGTCGGACGCGTCGCTCGTGGCGGCTCGGCGACCCGCTCCGAATCGAGGCACCTCGCGCGGACGGCCCATTCTGACACGCGCGAGAACGAACGAGGCCTCCGCGCGGACGACGTCCAGCGAGCCGCGGCAACCGAGCAACCGAGCGGCCGGGCGCCGACCCGCGGCTCGCGGGTCGCCCCACTCGCGGTCGACCCGAAGGCCCCGACGGCGGGAGCTCCTCGCATTGCGCGGAGCGGATGTTAGGATCGACGCGCCAGTCACCGGGGCGTACCGCGATGCCGTGTGACTACGACATCGACTCCGAGCGTGGAATCGTGCTCAGCCGCGGCTGGGGCTCGGTCAGCGACGCCGACCTGCTCACGCACCAGCGACGGCTCGCAGTCGATCCCCGCTTCTCGCCGGCCATGAATCAGCTCTACGACCTCCGCGACGTCACCGAGGTCGAGAAGGTGACGAGCGCAGGCATCCGCGAGCTCGCGCAGCACAGCCCGTTCGGCGCGGGGTCGCGCCGCGTGGTGCTCGTCGCGAGCCGGGTCACGTTCGGCCTGGCGCGGATGTTCCAGGCCCTCGCCGACGAGAAGCCGGACGAGCTCCGCGTCGTCTTCGACGAGATGGTCGAAGCCGAGCGCTGGATCGGCATCGAGCGCTGAGCGCGCGGCGGCGCGACTCCGTCCCGCCCGTCCTCGTTCACGACACCACCGCCGCCGCGCGCAGCGCGGCGATGCGCTCCGCCATCCCGATCTCCGCGAGGATCTCGTCGGTGTGCTGGCCGAGCGCCGGTGCGCCGGCGCCGAGCCGGGCGGGCGTCTCCCCGAAGAGGATCGGATGCCGCGGCAGGCGGGCGCGCCCGACGACCGGGTGGTCGAACTCCTCGAAGAGGCCGATCGCGATGGCGTGCGGGTCGCGCGTGAGCTCGTCGGCGGAGCGCACCATGCCGAACGGCGCGCGCTCGCGTTCGAACCGCTCGCTCGCCTCGGCCATCGTCATGTTCGCGGCGGCCGCATAGCAGAGGTCCATGATCTGCTCGGTGTAGTCGCGGTTCGCGTTGCGCGCCTCCATCGTCGCGAGGCGCGGGTCGTCCCATCCCTCCACGCCGAGCGCGCGGCACATGGCGTGGAAGTCGGCGGCCGAGGTGGGGTTCGCGATGCCCCAGCCGTCGGCGAACGCGAACGGCTGGAAGCCGGCGACGAAGCTCGAGTGCTGGCTGCCATCGGATTCGAGCAGCACCTCGTTGCCGGCCGAGTCGGCCCACAGGAACGAGACGACGGCGTCGGTCATCGAGAGCTCGATGTGCTGCCCGCCGCGGCCGCGCGCGCGCGCGAAGAGCGCCGCCGCCACGGCCTGGCTCGCATAGAGCGCCGTCACCTTGTCGGCCGCCGTCTGCCGCAGGAAGGTGGGCGTGCCGACGTTCGGGTCGGCCTGGTTCGCGGCCATCCCGGCGTAGGCCTGGATCGCCGTGTCGTACGCGCTGCGGTCGCGATAGGGCCCGGTCGAGCCGTAGCCCGAGAGCGAGAGGTAGACGACGTCGGGGTTGCGCGCGCGAACGGCGTCGTAGCCGAGGCCGAGACGGTCCATCACGCCGGGGCGGAAGTTCTGGATCACGACGTCCGCGCGCGCGGCGAGCTCGAGCACGACGGCGCGTCCGTCCTCCTTCGCGAGGTCGACGGCGATCGACCGCTTGCCGCGGTTGCACGCGAGGAAGAACGCGCTCATCCGGTTCACCGACACGCCGACCCAGCGCGCGAGGTCGCCGATGCCCGGGCGCTCGACCTTGACGACCTCGGCGCCCTGGTCGGCCATCAGCGCCGCGGCGTACGGGCCGGTGAGCGCGATCGACAGGTCGAGCACGCGCACGCCTTCGAGCGGTCCGTGGGCCACGACTCGTTCCTCCTTCGCGCGCGTGACGTCGCCGCTGCGCGGGCACCCATTTTCGCCCGGCGCGAGCGTATAGTGCGCGCCGGAATCGCGGGGAGCTGCGCGCGGCGCGTGCGACCCCGCCTGCAACGGCGGCGGTCGCAGCGCCGCCGGGGAGCTCGTCGTTGACACGCTTCGTCGAGAGCACGATCACGTTCCCGTACGTCCGCTCGCTCGGGCCGGTGAACGGCGCGTTCATGACGGCGCTCACCGAGAAGCGGATCCTCGGGATCCGCAACGGCGACGCCGTGCTGTGTCCGCCCATGGAATGGGATCCCGCGACCGGCGCCGATCTCGGAAACGATCTCGTCGAGGTCGGCCCGGCGGGCACGGTGGAGTCGTGGACGTGGGTGCCGGAGCCGAGCGGCCAGCACCCGCTGCGCACGCCGTTCGCGTTCGCGTTCATCCGGCTCGACGGCGCGTCGACGCCGCTCCTGCACGCGGTCGACGCGGGCTCGCCCGATGCGATGTCCGAAGGCATGCGCGTCGCGCCGCGCTGGAAGGGCGAGCGCGTCGGACACATCACCGACATCGCGTGCTTCGTTCCGGGGGAGTCGCCCGACGTCGACGGCCAGGATCGCGGCCCGGCGCGCGCGCCGGTCGCGTTGATGAACTACCTCGCGTCGATCACCTATCGCAATCCCGTCCCGCCGGCCGGCGACCTGGTGGTCGCCGCCTCGCGCGAGCGACGCATCGCGGGCTTCCGCTGCCCGGCGTGCGGCAAGACGTACGCGGGCGGCCGCGCCATCTGCCCGATCGACGCGCTCGAGCTCGGCGCCGAGCACCTGGTCGACCTGCCGCAGACGGGCACGATCACGAACTTCGTCGTCGTCACGCCCATTCCCTATCCGGGCCAGACCGAGACCGAGCCGTTCGCGCGCGTCTTCGTGCTGCTCGACGACACGGACGTCGTCGTCGGCTACCAGCCCGTCGTCGATCTCCCCGTCGCCGACCTCGCCGTCGGCGTGCGCGTCGAGGCGGCGTGGTCGGACGCGGCCGACGCCGCGGGCGCGGACTCGATGGGCGGCAGCTACGGCGCGCTCGTCGGCTGGCGGCCGAGCGGCGAGCCGCGCGTCGAGAGCCCCGACCTCGTGAACAGGATCTTCTGATGACGACCTCGAACGACATCGCGGTGGTGGGATGGGCGCGGACCGACATGGTCCGCCAGACCGAGCTCAGCGAGACGCAGCTCCTGCTGCGCGTCATCACCGACGCGCTCGAGCCGCTCGGCCTCGCGCGCGGCGACGTCGACTTCACGTGCCTCGGCTCGTGCGACTACATCACGGGGCAGGCCTTCTCGTTCGTGAGCAACCTCGACGCGATCGGCGCCTGGCCGCCGAAGCGCGACTCGCACGTCGAGATGGACGGCGCGTGGGCGCTCTACGAGGCGTGGCTGCGCCTGCAGGAGGGCGACATCGACATCGCCGTCGTGACGGGCTCGGGGCGCTCGTCGACCGGCGACCCGGCGCTCATCTACCCGATGGAGATGGACCCGTTCTTCCTCGCGCCGCTCGGCGCCGACCCGCTCACCTTCGCCGCGCTGCAGGCGCGCGCCGTGATCGCGGCGGGCATCGCCGACGAGCGCGCGATGGCGGAGGTCGCCGTGCGCGCGCGCGGCAAGGGCGACGTCGACGAGCTGCTCGCGCGCGACTACGTGCGCGCGCCGCTGCGCCGCCACGACCTGCCGCCCATCACCGACGGCGCGGCCGCGATGGTGCTCGCGCGCGGCGACCGCGCGCGCGAGCTCGTGCCGCGGCCCGCGTACGTCACGGGCTTCGACCACCGCACCGAGTGCCACAACCCGTCGTTCCGCCGCCTCGACGACTCGCCGTCGACGCGCATCGCCGCCGCGGCCGCGGGGCTCGGCGACGGGCCGGTCGAGGTCGCCGAGCTGCAGGCCGCATTCACGCACGAGGAGCTGCTGCTGCGCCGGGTGCTCGGGCTCGGCGACGGCGTGAAGGTGAACGCCTCGGGCGGCGCGCTGCGCGAGAACCCCATCATGGCGACGGGCCTGTGCCGCATCGGCCATGCGGCCGACCACGTCTTCGCCGGCGGCCGGCGCGCGCTCGCGCACGCGACGAGCGGCCCGTGCCTGCAGCAGAACCTCGTCTGCATCCTGGAGGGCCGCTCGTGATCCCCGCAGCCGTCGTCGGCGTCGGCCAGACGCACCACAAGACGCGCCGTCACGACGTCTCGTTCGGCGGCCTCGTGCGCGAAGCCGTCTTCCGCGCGCTCGAGGACGCGCACATGACGATGGCCGACATCGACGCCGTCGTCCTCGGCAAGGCGCCCGACCTCTTCGAGGGCGTGATGAAGCCCGAGCTCTACCTGTCGGACGCGCTCGGCGCGGTCGGCAAGCCGATGTTCCGCGTGCACACGGCGGGCTCGGTCGGCGGGACGACGGGCATCGTCGCCGCGAGCCACGTGCAGGCGGGCAAGCACCGCACGGTGCTCGCCGTCGCGTTCGAGAAGCAGTCCGAGGGCAATGCGCAGTTCGCGCTCGGCTCGGGCAAGGGCGCGTCGCTCGGCGCGGGCGGCGCGTTCGCGCCGTTCATCCGCTCCTACATCCACCGCTCGGGAGCGCCCGAGCACATCGGATGGAAGGTCGCGGTGAAGGATCGCCAGAACGCGCTCCTCAACCCGTATGCGCACCTGAAGATCGCGGACATCTCGATCGAGAAGGTGAAGAACAGCCAGATGATGTGGGAGCCGATCCGCTTCCTCGAGTCGTGCCCGTCGTCCGATGGCGCGTGCGCGGTCGTCATCACCGACGAGAAGGGCGCGAAGGCCGCGGCGGGAGACGGCCGCGCGCCGGCGTGGATCCTCGGCACGTCGTCGCGCTCGGAGCCGCCCGCGTTCCCGGGCCGCGACCCCGTGCGCCCGCAGGCGTGCCTCACCTGTGCGAAGGACGTGTACGCGCAGGCCGGCATCACGAAGCCGCGCGAGCAGCTCGACATGGCCGAGCTCTACGTGCCGTTCTCGTGGCACGAGGCGATGTGGCTCGAGGCGCATCACATCGCGGAAGAGGGCGCGGGCTGGAAGATGATCGACGACGGCTCGACCGAGATCGGCGGCTCGTTCCCGGTCAACTGCTCGGGCGGCGTGCTGTCGTCGAACCCGATCGGCGCGTCGGGCCTGCTGCGCTTCGCCGAGGCGGCGCTGCAGGTGCGCGGCATGGCCGGCGAGCACCAGGTCGACGGCGCGCGCACGGCGCTCGGCATGGCCTACGGCGCGAACTCGCAGTACTTCAGCATGTGGGTCGTCGGGAGCCGACAGCGCCCGTTCGGTTGAGCCGACGACGGCGCTCGGCTCGGGGAGAACCGCGGCATGACGGCATCCGAGATCGTCTACGACCCTGCGAGCGAGGCGTTCGCCGACCGCGCGCTCGACGTCTACCGCGCGCTGCGCGACCGCGAGCCGCTCCACTGGTCGCCCTACCGCAAGTCGTGGGTCGTCTCGCGCTACGACGACGTGCGCGCGCTGGCCGCCGACCACGAGACGTTCTCGTCCGAACGCACGTCGATCAGCCTCGGGCTCCTGCCGCAGATCCAGCAGATGGACCCGCCGCGCCACGACGAGCTGCGCAACCTGCTCTGGAGGGCGTTCACGCCGAACCGCGTCGCGGCGCTCGAGCCGCGCGTGCGCGAGCTCGCGCGCGGGCTCGTCGACGGCTTCGCGCGCGACGGCCGGTGCGACCTGCTGCACGAGTTCGCGTCGCAGCTCCCGAGCCTCGTGATCGGCGAGCTGATCGGCATTCCCCCCGAGCGACGTCGCGCGTTCCTCGGCTGGACCGAGGCGCTCATCACCGCGAACCCCGGCAAGAGCTGGGACACGAATCCGTTCCAGGAGATCTACCAGGAGTTCGCGAAGCTCCTCGAGCTGCGGCGCAGCGAGCGGCGCGACGACCTGATGAGCGCGCTGATCGACATCGAGGTCGAGGGCGAGCAGCTCTCGCAGGAGGAGCTGCTCGGCTTCTGCTTCCTGCTCGTCGTCGGCGGCAACGACACGACCACGAACCTGATCGCGAACGCGGCCGTGCTGCTCGCGCGCCACCCCGAGCAGCGCGCCGAGCTCGTCGCCGACCCGTCGCTGATTCCCGAGGCGGTCGAGGAGGCGCTCCGCTGCGAGGCGCCGACGCAGGCGCTGCCGCGCCTCGCGACGCGCGACGTCGAGCTGCACGGCACGCGCATTCGCGCGGGCGAGGAGGTGTCGCTCCTCTGGGGCTCGGCCAACCACGACGAGCGCCGCTTCCCCGACCCCGATCGCTTCGACGTCCACCGCGCCGACAAGCGCCATCTCGCGCTCGGCCACGGCATCCACTTCTGCATGGGCGCGCACCTCGCGCGCCTCGAAGGGCGCGTCGCGCTCGAGGAGCTGCTCGCGCGCATGCCGCACTACGCGCTCGCCGACGAGCCGCGCTGGCAGGCGAGCCCGTGGGCGCGCGCGTACGCGGCGGTGCCGATCCGGTTCTGAGGACGGCGAGCGCGCCGCGCGTCAGCCGCGACGCGCGGCGGCGTGCCGGCCCGCGGCGCGGCCGAAGAACGTGCCGTCGCCGAGCGACATGCCGCTGCTGTAGCCCTGCTTGGCGACGCCGCTCGTCGTGCGCCCGGCGGCGTAGAGCCCCGGGATCGGCTCGCCCGACGCGCGCAGCACGCGCGCGTTCGCGTCGATGCGGAGCCCGCCTAGCGTGAAGGCCGCGTAGATCTCGGTGTCCACCGAGAGGTCGATCGCCGCGAAGGGCGGCTCGACGATCGGCGTCACGTAGCCGTTGCCCTTGCGGAAGAGCGGGTCCTCGCCGCGCGCGGCGTGCTCGTTGTAGTAGGCGACCGTCTGCTGGAGCACGCCGTCGGGCAGGCCGAGCTCGCCCTCGAGCTCGGCGATCGTCTCGGCGACGGCGGCGATCTCGATCGGGAAGAACGCCGGCCGCTCGAAGTGCGCGTCGTCGACGACGAGCCAGGCGCGGCCTTCCTGGTGGAAGAGCACGGTCTCGCCCGCGCGCCCGAAGTAGACGTCCTCGTTCAGGAAGCGCTGGCCGTGGCGGTTGACGAAGATGCCGTGGCGCAGCGAGTTCGGCGGGAACACGACGAGCGAGACGTCGCCGGCTTCCATGCGGATCGCCTCTCCGCCGGCCGCGAGCCCGAGCCGGATGCCGAGCCCGTCGTCCGTCTCGGTGCCCGTCTTCTGCCTGCAGCGGCGGAGCAACGGCGCGTGGCGCGCGAGCATCGCGTCGTCGAAGATGAAGCCGCCCGCGGCGAGCACGACGCCGCGCCGCGCGCGGATCGTCTCCGTGCCCTCGAGCGAGCGGACGACGGCGCCGACGACGGCGCCGTCGCGCGCCAGCACGAGCGCGTCGCAGCGGCGTTGACAGGCGGCGCGCGCGCCGGCCGCGCCCGCCGCCTCGACGAGCTTGCGCATCAGCAGCGCGCCCTTGCCGCGCACCGCGCGCGGCGCGTGCCCGCGCGGCGCGGGCCGCGCGATCTCGCAGAATGGATGCACGTGCTCGGAGCCCGAGTAGACGAGCCCCTCGTCCGATGTGAACGGCTCGTGCGCGCCCGCGAAGAAGCTCTCGCGAAACGGGACGCCGCGCGCCGCGATCCAGTCGAAGTGCGCGGCGCTGCCCTCGCAGTAGGGCGCGACGAGCGCCTCGTCCGGGTCGGGGCCGCAGGCGGCCATCATGTAGCGGAACATGTTCTCGGCCGAGTCCTCGTAGCCGAGCGCGCGCTGCAGCGCCGTGCCGCCGCCGAGGTAGAGGAAGCCGCCCGACTGCGCGGACGTGCCGCCCGGGCCGCCCGCGCGGTCGACGACGAGCACGTCCGCCCCCGCCTCCGCCGCCTCGATCGCCGCGCACGCGCCCGCGCAGCCGAAGCCCACGACGAGGACGTCGACGGTCGCGTCCCACTGGCGCACGTCGCGCTCGTCGAC
This genomic interval from Myxococcota bacterium contains the following:
- a CDS encoding M48 family metalloprotease; this encodes MENETAANAIRVDRGPSERALGMLVWMVAIGAWIFLALSPIGIASAIALGLVFFLAHLAFVAHLRGSAVRSSGGALDALATQFPGTNMIVLYSDLLEACGDDEPARDFGIAHELGHLHAGHLRWHWFLTPGLAIPLLGHASSRARESTCDRYGIAASTDRERALDGLGVRAAGGMHAKLVQRRARVAQRSYLESVPMKLGRWLFTHPSIAHHLAAPRQRVGHGRCCRRTRGGAARPASQEVRA
- a CDS encoding CoA transferase, producing the protein MAHGPLEGVRVLDLSIALTGPYAAALMADQGAEVVKVERPGIGDLARWVGVSVNRMSAFFLACNRGKRSIAVDLAKEDGRAVVLELAARADVVIQNFRPGVMDRLGLGYDAVRARNPDVVYLSLSGYGSTGPYRDRSAYDTAIQAYAGMAANQADPNVGTPTFLRQTAADKVTALYASQAVAAALFARARGRGGQHIELSMTDAVVSFLWADSAGNEVLLESDGSQHSSFVAGFQPFAFADGWGIANPTSAADFHAMCRALGVEGWDDPRLATMEARNANRDYTEQIMDLCYAAAANMTMAEASERFERERAPFGMVRSADELTRDPHAIAIGLFEEFDHPVVGRARLPRHPILFGETPARLGAGAPALGQHTDEILAEIGMAERIAALRAAAVVS
- a CDS encoding OB-fold domain-containing protein encodes the protein MTRFVESTITFPYVRSLGPVNGAFMTALTEKRILGIRNGDAVLCPPMEWDPATGADLGNDLVEVGPAGTVESWTWVPEPSGQHPLRTPFAFAFIRLDGASTPLLHAVDAGSPDAMSEGMRVAPRWKGERVGHITDIACFVPGESPDVDGQDRGPARAPVALMNYLASITYRNPVPPAGDLVVAASRERRIAGFRCPACGKTYAGGRAICPIDALELGAEHLVDLPQTGTITNFVVVTPIPYPGQTETEPFARVFVLLDDTDVVVGYQPVVDLPVADLAVGVRVEAAWSDAADAAGADSMGGSYGALVGWRPSGEPRVESPDLVNRIF
- a CDS encoding lipid-transfer protein; translated protein: MTTSNDIAVVGWARTDMVRQTELSETQLLLRVITDALEPLGLARGDVDFTCLGSCDYITGQAFSFVSNLDAIGAWPPKRDSHVEMDGAWALYEAWLRLQEGDIDIAVVTGSGRSSTGDPALIYPMEMDPFFLAPLGADPLTFAALQARAVIAAGIADERAMAEVAVRARGKGDVDELLARDYVRAPLRRHDLPPITDGAAAMVLARGDRARELVPRPAYVTGFDHRTECHNPSFRRLDDSPSTRIAAAAAGLGDGPVEVAELQAAFTHEELLLRRVLGLGDGVKVNASGGALRENPIMATGLCRIGHAADHVFAGGRRALAHATSGPCLQQNLVCILEGRS
- a CDS encoding thiolase domain-containing protein, with protein sequence MIPAAVVGVGQTHHKTRRHDVSFGGLVREAVFRALEDAHMTMADIDAVVLGKAPDLFEGVMKPELYLSDALGAVGKPMFRVHTAGSVGGTTGIVAASHVQAGKHRTVLAVAFEKQSEGNAQFALGSGKGASLGAGGAFAPFIRSYIHRSGAPEHIGWKVAVKDRQNALLNPYAHLKIADISIEKVKNSQMMWEPIRFLESCPSSDGACAVVITDEKGAKAAAGDGRAPAWILGTSSRSEPPAFPGRDPVRPQACLTCAKDVYAQAGITKPREQLDMAELYVPFSWHEAMWLEAHHIAEEGAGWKMIDDGSTEIGGSFPVNCSGGVLSSNPIGASGLLRFAEAALQVRGMAGEHQVDGARTALGMAYGANSQYFSMWVVGSRQRPFG
- a CDS encoding cytochrome P450, which encodes MTASEIVYDPASEAFADRALDVYRALRDREPLHWSPYRKSWVVSRYDDVRALAADHETFSSERTSISLGLLPQIQQMDPPRHDELRNLLWRAFTPNRVAALEPRVRELARGLVDGFARDGRCDLLHEFASQLPSLVIGELIGIPPERRRAFLGWTEALITANPGKSWDTNPFQEIYQEFAKLLELRRSERRDDLMSALIDIEVEGEQLSQEELLGFCFLLVVGGNDTTTNLIANAAVLLARHPEQRAELVADPSLIPEAVEEALRCEAPTQALPRLATRDVELHGTRIRAGEEVSLLWGSANHDERRFPDPDRFDVHRADKRHLALGHGIHFCMGAHLARLEGRVALEELLARMPHYALADEPRWQASPWARAYAAVPIRF
- a CDS encoding FAD-dependent oxidoreductase encodes the protein MSEPELLRVDERDVRQWDATVDVLVVGFGCAGACAAIEAAEAGADVLVVDRAGGPGGTSAQSGGFLYLGGGTALQRALGYEDSAENMFRYMMAACGPDPDEALVAPYCEGSAAHFDWIAARGVPFRESFFAGAHEPFTSDEGLVYSGSEHVHPFCEIARPAPRGHAPRAVRGKGALLMRKLVEAAGAAGARAACQRRCDALVLARDGAVVGAVVRSLEGTETIRARRGVVLAAGGFIFDDAMLARHAPLLRRCRQKTGTETDDGLGIRLGLAAGGEAIRMEAGDVSLVVFPPNSLRHGIFVNRHGQRFLNEDVYFGRAGETVLFHQEGRAWLVVDDAHFERPAFFPIEIAAVAETIAELEGELGLPDGVLQQTVAYYNEHAARGEDPLFRKGNGYVTPIVEPPFAAIDLSVDTEIYAAFTLGGLRIDANARVLRASGEPIPGLYAAGRTTSGVAKQGYSSGMSLGDGTFFGRAAGRHAAARRG